Proteins encoded together in one Mycobacterium sp. MS1601 window:
- a CDS encoding nuclear transport factor 2 family protein has translation MARDKKAWLELFADDAIVEDPIGPSHFDPEGRGHRGKEAISAFFDMAIAPSELEFFFRDSYVCGNEEANVGHIVITAQGYRVTAEGVFTYRVNDDGKITALRAYWELDKAAATATKV, from the coding sequence ATGGCCCGGGACAAAAAAGCCTGGCTGGAGCTGTTCGCCGACGACGCGATCGTCGAAGATCCGATCGGACCGTCGCACTTCGACCCCGAGGGCAGAGGGCACCGCGGGAAGGAGGCCATCTCGGCCTTCTTCGACATGGCCATCGCGCCGAGTGAGCTGGAGTTCTTTTTCCGCGACTCGTACGTGTGCGGCAACGAGGAGGCCAACGTCGGCCACATCGTCATCACCGCCCAGGGCTACCGCGTCACCGCCGAGGGCGTCTTCACCTACCGCGTGAACGACGACGGCAAGATTACTGCGCTGCGTGCTTATTGGGAGTTGGACAAGGCGGCGGCAACAGCCACCAAAGTGTGA
- a CDS encoding Rieske 2Fe-2S domain-containing protein, which translates to MATETAAGIREIDTGALPDRFARGWHCLGPVRDYLDGKPHGVEIFGTMLVVFADSQGEVKILDGYCRHMGGNLAQGEIKGDEVACPFHDWRWGGDGKCKLVPYAKRTPRLARTRAWTTDVRGGLLFVWHDHEGNPPPEEVRIPDIPEAASDEWTEWRWNTMLIEGSNCREIIDNVTDMAHFFYIHYGLPTYFKNVFEGHIASQYLHNVGRPDVNDLGTTYGEAHLDSEASYFGPSFMINWLHNNYGGYKAESILINCHYPVTQDSFVLQWGVIVEKPKGLDEKTTDKLARVFTEGVSKGFLQDVEIWKHKTRIDNPLLVEEDGAVYQMRRWYQQFYVDVADVTADMTDRFEIEVDTTAAQEKWAVEVQENLRVQEAKKAEAEEQPAR; encoded by the coding sequence ATGGCTACCGAGACCGCCGCAGGCATACGCGAGATCGACACCGGCGCGCTGCCGGACCGCTTTGCCCGCGGCTGGCACTGCCTGGGACCGGTGCGCGACTACCTGGACGGCAAGCCACACGGTGTGGAGATCTTCGGGACCATGCTGGTGGTGTTCGCCGACTCCCAGGGAGAGGTGAAGATCCTCGACGGCTACTGCCGCCACATGGGTGGCAACCTCGCCCAGGGCGAGATCAAGGGCGACGAGGTGGCCTGCCCGTTCCACGACTGGCGCTGGGGCGGCGACGGCAAGTGCAAGCTCGTGCCGTACGCCAAGCGCACCCCGCGACTGGCCCGCACCCGCGCGTGGACCACCGATGTCCGCGGCGGCCTGCTGTTCGTCTGGCATGACCACGAAGGCAACCCACCTCCGGAGGAGGTGCGGATTCCCGACATTCCCGAGGCCGCCAGCGACGAGTGGACCGAGTGGCGCTGGAACACGATGCTGATCGAGGGTTCCAACTGCCGCGAGATCATCGACAACGTCACCGACATGGCCCATTTCTTCTACATCCACTACGGGCTGCCGACGTACTTCAAGAATGTGTTCGAAGGTCACATCGCCAGCCAGTACCTGCACAACGTGGGCCGCCCCGACGTCAACGACCTGGGCACCACTTACGGTGAGGCACACCTGGATTCGGAGGCGTCGTACTTCGGGCCGTCGTTCATGATCAACTGGCTGCACAACAACTACGGCGGATACAAGGCCGAGTCCATCCTGATCAACTGCCATTACCCGGTCACCCAGGACTCATTCGTACTGCAATGGGGCGTCATCGTCGAGAAACCCAAGGGCCTGGACGAGAAAACCACCGACAAGCTGGCGCGGGTGTTCACCGAAGGGGTGAGCAAGGGTTTCCTGCAGGACGTCGAGATCTGGAAACACAAGACCCGCATCGACAACCCGCTGCTGGTCGAGGAAGACGGCGCGGTCTACCAGATGCGCCGGTGGTATCAGCAGTTCTACGTCGACGTCGCCGACGTGACCGCCGACATGACCGACCGCTTCGAGATCGAGGTCGACACCACGGCGGCCCAGGAGAAGTGGGCCGTCGAAGTTCAGGAGAATCTGCGGGTGCAGGAGGCCAAGAAGGCCGAAGCCGAGGAGCAGCCGGCGCGATGA
- a CDS encoding thiolase domain-containing protein, giving the protein MAVTEIAVVGFAHAPHVRRTMGTTNGVEMLMPCFAKLYSDLGLQQTDIGFWCSGSSDYLAGRAFSFISAIDSIGAVPPINESHVEMDAAWALYEAYIKLLTGEVETALVYGFGKSSAGTLRRVLALQTDPYTVAPLWPDSVSMAGLQARFGLDTGKWTAEQMAQVALDSYAAGGRTDTVEVTGGIDNLLARPFFADPLRRHDIAPITDGAAAIVLAAGDKARELRENPAWITGIEHRIETPVLGARDLTTSPSTEASAKAATGDDLGSIDVAEIYAPFTHQQLILTEAIGLNGSTKVNPSGGALAANPMFSAGLERIGFAAEHIWNGSAQRVLAHATSGPALQQNLVAVLEGR; this is encoded by the coding sequence ATTGCTGTGACTGAGATAGCTGTGGTCGGCTTCGCCCACGCACCCCATGTGCGCCGCACCATGGGCACCACCAACGGCGTCGAGATGCTGATGCCGTGTTTCGCCAAGCTCTACTCCGACCTGGGTCTGCAGCAGACCGATATCGGATTCTGGTGCTCAGGATCGTCGGACTACCTTGCCGGACGCGCCTTTTCCTTCATCTCGGCCATCGACTCCATCGGCGCGGTGCCGCCGATCAACGAATCACACGTCGAGATGGACGCCGCATGGGCGCTGTACGAGGCCTACATCAAGCTGCTGACCGGCGAGGTGGAGACCGCCCTGGTGTACGGCTTCGGCAAGTCCAGCGCAGGCACCCTGCGTCGGGTGCTGGCGCTGCAGACCGACCCCTACACCGTGGCGCCGCTGTGGCCCGACTCGGTGTCGATGGCCGGCCTGCAGGCCCGTTTCGGCCTGGACACGGGTAAATGGACCGCCGAGCAGATGGCTCAGGTGGCTCTGGACTCCTACGCTGCAGGCGGACGCACGGACACCGTTGAGGTCACCGGGGGCATCGACAATCTGCTGGCCCGCCCGTTCTTCGCCGATCCCCTCCGCCGGCATGACATCGCACCCATCACCGATGGTGCGGCGGCGATCGTGCTGGCGGCCGGCGACAAGGCGCGCGAACTGCGCGAGAACCCGGCATGGATCACCGGCATCGAGCACCGCATCGAGACCCCGGTCCTCGGCGCCCGTGACCTCACCACATCCCCGTCCACCGAAGCGTCGGCGAAGGCGGCCACCGGCGATGACCTCGGCTCCATCGATGTCGCCGAGATCTACGCGCCGTTCACGCATCAGCAGCTGATCCTCACCGAGGCCATCGGGCTGAACGGGTCCACGAAAGTCAACCCGTCCGGCGGTGCGCTGGCGGCCAATCCGATGTTCTCGGCGGGTCTGGAGCGCATCGGCTTCGCTGCCGAGCACATCTGGAACGGCAGCGCTCAGCGCGTCCTGGCGCATGCCACCAGCGGGCCGGCGCTGCAACAGAATCTCGTCGCCGTCCTGGAGGGCCGATGA
- a CDS encoding thiolase domain-containing protein yields the protein MPKNLAAVLGTGQTKYVAKRLDVSMAGLVREAIDRALADSGQTMADIDAVVVGKAPDFFEGVMMPELFLADAVGATNKPLVRVHTAGSVGGSTAVVAASLVQSGKYRRVLSMAWEKQSESNAMWALSIPVPFTKPVGAGAGGYFAPHVRAYIRRSGAPNHIGAMVAVKDRLNGAKNPLAHLHQPDITLEKVMSSQMLWDPIRFDETCPSSDGAAAIVIGDEASADARVADGHPVAWVHATALRTEPLAYSGRDQVNPQAGRDAAAALWKAAGITSPIDEIDVGEVYVPFSWFEPMWLENLGFAAEGEGWKLTEAGETAIGGRIPFNPSGGVLSSNPIGASGMIRFAESAIQVMGKAGDHQVPGARKALGHAYGGGSQYYSMWVVSSDKPA from the coding sequence ATGCCAAAAAACCTCGCAGCCGTCTTGGGGACGGGTCAGACCAAGTACGTCGCCAAACGCCTCGACGTGTCGATGGCGGGCCTGGTGCGTGAGGCCATCGACCGGGCCCTGGCCGATTCCGGACAGACCATGGCCGATATCGACGCCGTGGTGGTGGGCAAGGCCCCGGACTTCTTCGAGGGCGTCATGATGCCCGAACTGTTCCTCGCCGACGCCGTGGGCGCGACGAACAAGCCCCTCGTCCGCGTGCACACCGCCGGTTCCGTGGGCGGTTCCACCGCCGTGGTGGCGGCATCGCTGGTGCAGTCCGGCAAGTACCGGCGGGTGCTGTCGATGGCGTGGGAGAAGCAGTCCGAATCCAACGCCATGTGGGCGCTGTCCATCCCGGTGCCGTTCACCAAGCCCGTCGGCGCGGGCGCTGGCGGGTACTTCGCTCCGCACGTGCGCGCCTACATCCGCCGCTCCGGCGCCCCGAACCACATCGGCGCCATGGTCGCGGTGAAAGACCGCCTCAACGGCGCCAAGAACCCGCTGGCACACCTGCACCAGCCCGACATCACCTTGGAGAAGGTGATGTCCTCGCAGATGCTCTGGGATCCCATTCGCTTCGACGAGACCTGCCCGTCCTCGGACGGCGCGGCAGCCATCGTGATCGGCGACGAGGCTTCGGCCGACGCCCGGGTTGCCGACGGTCATCCCGTCGCTTGGGTGCACGCGACCGCACTGCGCACTGAGCCGCTGGCCTACTCCGGCCGTGACCAGGTGAATCCACAGGCCGGCCGAGATGCAGCGGCGGCGTTGTGGAAGGCCGCCGGCATCACCAGCCCCATCGACGAGATCGACGTCGGCGAGGTGTACGTGCCGTTTTCGTGGTTCGAACCGATGTGGCTGGAGAACCTGGGCTTCGCCGCCGAGGGCGAGGGGTGGAAGCTCACCGAGGCTGGTGAGACCGCGATCGGCGGCAGGATCCCGTTCAACCCGTCCGGCGGCGTGCTGAGCTCCAACCCGATTGGCGCCTCCGGCATGATCCGGTTCGCCGAATCCGCCATCCAGGTGATGGGCAAGGCCGGCGACCACCAGGTGCCGGGTGCCCGCAAGGCGCTGGGCCATGCCTACGGCGGCGGCTCACAGTACTACTCGATGTGGGTCGTGTCTTCGGACAAGCCGGCGTGA
- a CDS encoding sensor domain-containing protein, producing the protein MTMGRLALVLCMTLVGCTRIVDPPQALPGIPVAPIAAGQVADLMSKHVEQQDGNLFVTVEPEHCSGLAQEVDAPFVFDHNPAAHAGGHWVAPGSPEVYIEEIVGVYRANFDPTAALNQVRDTIINCSGVPFAVTSMVQRSYDFELSSAPDSGAPEIVLWSFSSPDWACDNAFVAAHNAAVELTTCAVTGGFDVLTLAEEALQRIEALADNTL; encoded by the coding sequence ATGACAATGGGCCGACTTGCACTGGTGCTCTGCATGACGCTTGTCGGGTGCACGCGGATCGTCGACCCACCGCAGGCACTCCCCGGGATCCCGGTGGCTCCCATCGCCGCCGGACAGGTCGCCGACCTGATGAGCAAGCACGTCGAACAGCAGGACGGCAACCTTTTCGTGACGGTCGAACCGGAGCACTGCAGTGGTCTCGCCCAGGAGGTCGACGCACCGTTCGTCTTCGACCACAACCCGGCAGCCCACGCCGGTGGCCACTGGGTGGCGCCGGGCAGCCCCGAGGTCTACATCGAAGAGATCGTGGGTGTGTACCGCGCCAACTTCGATCCCACGGCCGCGCTGAACCAGGTCCGAGACACGATCATCAACTGCTCGGGAGTGCCTTTCGCCGTCACGAGCATGGTGCAGCGGTCCTATGACTTCGAGCTCAGTTCGGCGCCCGACTCCGGTGCCCCGGAGATAGTCCTGTGGTCGTTCTCCAGTCCCGACTGGGCCTGCGACAACGCCTTCGTCGCCGCGCACAACGCCGCCGTCGAACTCACCACATGCGCGGTCACCGGCGGATTCGACGTCCTGACGCTGGCCGAAGAGGCACTTCAGCGCATCGAGGCGCTGGCCGACAACACCCTGTAG
- a CDS encoding Zn-ribbon domain-containing OB-fold protein, with protein MTTSQSSPVQIDDHEPPLSAPLKLSFDYTRSVGPILGQFFTALRDRRVVGNRGSDGRVHVPPAEYDPVTYEQLTEIVPVASVGTVLSWTWQSTPLEGQPLDRPFAWALIKLDGADTPLLHAVDGEVCTGDRVHVHWADQTVGAITDIAYFDLGDTAEPEGEPVDKDPVTMLVTPTSIEIQHTASLPETRFLKALEEGKLLGARSGADGKVYFPPKEADPATGKELDEFVELPDKGTVTTFAIINIPFAGQRIKPPYVAAYVLLDGADIPFLHLVTEIEATEVRMGMRVEAVWKPQEEWGLGIDNIDHFRPTGEPDADYDSYRHHL; from the coding sequence GTGACCACCAGCCAAAGCAGCCCGGTGCAGATCGATGACCATGAGCCGCCGCTTTCCGCTCCGCTGAAACTGTCATTCGACTACACCCGTTCAGTCGGTCCGATCCTCGGCCAGTTCTTCACCGCACTGCGTGATCGCCGCGTCGTCGGCAACCGTGGATCCGACGGTCGGGTGCACGTACCACCGGCCGAGTACGACCCCGTCACCTATGAACAGCTGACGGAGATCGTACCGGTGGCCAGTGTCGGAACGGTGCTGTCGTGGACATGGCAATCGACCCCCCTGGAAGGCCAACCGCTGGACCGCCCGTTCGCCTGGGCGCTGATCAAACTCGACGGAGCGGACACCCCGCTTCTTCACGCCGTCGACGGAGAAGTCTGCACCGGTGACCGGGTGCATGTGCACTGGGCCGATCAGACCGTCGGCGCCATCACCGACATCGCGTACTTCGATCTGGGCGACACGGCCGAACCGGAAGGCGAACCGGTCGACAAAGACCCGGTGACCATGCTCGTCACCCCGACGTCCATCGAGATCCAGCACACCGCATCACTTCCCGAGACCCGGTTCCTGAAGGCCCTGGAAGAGGGCAAGCTGCTCGGAGCCAGGTCCGGCGCGGACGGCAAGGTGTACTTCCCGCCGAAGGAGGCCGACCCAGCCACCGGCAAGGAACTCGACGAGTTCGTCGAACTGCCCGACAAGGGGACGGTCACCACCTTCGCGATCATCAACATCCCGTTCGCAGGCCAGCGCATCAAGCCGCCGTACGTCGCGGCGTATGTGCTGCTGGACGGCGCCGACATCCCGTTCCTGCACCTGGTCACCGAGATCGAGGCCACCGAGGTACGGATGGGCATGCGCGTGGAAGCGGTGTGGAAGCCCCAGGAGGAATGGGGCCTTGGCATCGACAACATCGACCACTTCCGGCCGACGGGCGAGCCCGACGCCGACTACGACTCCTACCGCCACCACCTGTAG
- a CDS encoding LLM class F420-dependent oxidoreductase codes for MKLGLQLGYWGAQPPANHGELVAAAEEAGFDTVFTAEAWGSDAYTPLSWWGSQTSRLRLGTSVVQLSARTPTACAMAALTLDHLSGGRHILGLGVSGPQVVEGWYGATFPKPLARTREYIDILRQVWAREAPVTSAGPHYPLPRSGEGTTGLGKALKPITHPLRADIPVMLGAEGPKNVALAAEICDGWLPIFYTPRMADTYNAWLDEGFARPGARRTRETFEICATAQVVVTDDRPAVFEMIKPFLALYMGGMGAEDTNFHADVYRRMGYSEVVDEVTELFRSNRKDEAAKVIPDELVDDAAIVGDVGHVKEQIKIWEEAGVTMMVIGARSVEQVRDLAALI; via the coding sequence GTGAAGCTGGGTTTGCAACTGGGCTACTGGGGCGCGCAGCCGCCGGCCAATCACGGCGAGCTGGTGGCCGCCGCCGAAGAAGCGGGTTTCGACACCGTGTTCACCGCCGAGGCGTGGGGTTCGGACGCCTACACCCCGTTGTCGTGGTGGGGGTCGCAGACGTCGCGGCTGCGGTTGGGTACCTCGGTGGTGCAGCTGTCGGCGCGCACCCCGACGGCGTGCGCGATGGCTGCGCTGACGCTGGACCACCTGTCGGGAGGCCGGCACATCCTCGGGTTGGGGGTGTCCGGCCCGCAGGTGGTGGAGGGCTGGTACGGCGCGACATTCCCCAAGCCGTTGGCCCGCACCCGCGAGTACATCGACATTCTGCGACAGGTCTGGGCCCGCGAAGCGCCGGTGACCAGCGCTGGCCCGCACTACCCGTTGCCACGCTCGGGGGAGGGCACCACCGGGCTGGGCAAGGCGCTCAAGCCGATCACCCATCCCCTGCGGGCCGACATCCCGGTGATGCTGGGCGCCGAGGGGCCGAAGAACGTGGCATTGGCCGCCGAGATCTGTGACGGTTGGCTGCCGATCTTCTACACCCCGCGGATGGCCGACACCTACAACGCCTGGCTCGACGAGGGCTTTGCCCGGCCCGGTGCGCGACGCACCAGAGAGACCTTCGAGATCTGTGCGACGGCGCAGGTGGTGGTCACCGACGACCGCCCTGCGGTGTTCGAGATGATCAAACCGTTCCTGGCGCTGTACATGGGTGGGATGGGTGCCGAGGACACCAACTTCCACGCCGACGTGTACCGGCGGATGGGGTATTCGGAGGTGGTCGACGAGGTCACCGAGCTGTTTCGGTCCAACCGCAAAGACGAAGCCGCCAAGGTGATTCCCGACGAACTCGTCGACGACGCCGCCATCGTGGGCGATGTCGGCCACGTCAAAGAACAGATCAAGATCTGGGAGGAAGCCGGCGTCACCATGATGGTGATCGGCGCCCGTTCGGTGGAGCAAGTTCGCGATCTCGCAGCGTTGATCTGA
- a CDS encoding phthiotriol/phenolphthiotriol dimycocerosates methyltransferase → MSFVGMTHRRFGKLISSYGYRIMTKRLGDDEAHFLNWGYEEAPPMGIPLEPADEIDRYSIQLYHRTAAQIDLAGKDVLEVSCGHGGAASYISRYLKTNSYTGLDLNPAGIEYCRERHPLPGLKFVHGDAERLPFPDASFDAVVNVEAAHLYPHFPVFMAEVARVLRPGGHFLYADLRGRDQIAQWEADMAASPLREVSRVDIIQGVQRGLEKNSARHTELIAKHAPKPLRKIFRDISGVQGQKLHQSVEKGELVYLVFDFVKD, encoded by the coding sequence ATGTCCTTCGTGGGGATGACGCACCGGCGTTTCGGGAAGCTGATTTCGAGTTACGGCTACCGGATCATGACAAAACGCCTCGGAGACGACGAAGCGCACTTCTTGAACTGGGGGTATGAGGAAGCCCCACCGATGGGAATTCCGCTGGAGCCCGCCGACGAGATCGATAGGTATTCGATCCAGCTCTACCACCGCACCGCCGCCCAGATCGACCTCGCCGGAAAGGACGTTCTCGAGGTCAGCTGTGGCCACGGCGGCGCCGCCTCCTACATCTCGCGCTACCTGAAGACCAACAGCTACACCGGTCTCGATCTGAATCCGGCGGGCATCGAGTACTGCCGTGAGCGCCATCCGTTGCCCGGCCTGAAGTTTGTGCACGGCGACGCAGAGAGGCTGCCGTTTCCCGACGCGTCTTTCGACGCTGTGGTGAATGTCGAAGCGGCTCATCTCTATCCGCATTTCCCGGTCTTCATGGCCGAGGTGGCACGGGTGCTGCGGCCGGGCGGGCACTTCCTCTACGCCGACCTGCGGGGTCGTGATCAGATCGCGCAGTGGGAAGCCGATATGGCGGCGTCACCGTTGCGGGAGGTTTCCCGCGTGGACATCATCCAGGGCGTCCAGCGCGGGCTGGAGAAGAATTCGGCGCGTCACACCGAGTTGATCGCCAAGCATGCGCCCAAGCCGCTGCGGAAGATCTTCCGCGACATCAGCGGTGTCCAGGGCCAGAAACTGCACCAGTCGGTGGAGAAGGGCGAGTTGGTCTACCTGGTGTTCGATTTCGTCAAAGACTGA